A segment of the Campylobacter vulpis genome:
GGAAAGGTGATGATTTCAGCGGGTGTTTTGCTGATTTTAGCGCATAAAATCCCTAGACAACCTATACAAAAAGAAGCTACAAAGGTCGCTATGGCTAGAGTTTGAAAATGAAAATAATTTAACAAAGCAAAACGCAATCCGTGTGCAATGGCAGCTAGAAGAGCTGAAAAAATGAGTGTTTTTAAGGGGGGATTGCAAGCATAAGCAAAGCCAAATCCAGCAATCGCTGCAAAAAGCATATCATTAAGTAGGGCATTCATTGTAAAATTCCATAATTTGAAAGACTTAAGGTTGCATAAATACCCATAGCAATGCAACATACTAAAATCACAACACTAATAATACGACTAAGTCCCATCAAAATGTGGTCTTTTAAAATATCGATAATGGAATTGATGAAAAATACTCCAGGTATGAGATATAAGATGCTTGAACCTAAAGCTATATCGGCTTCTTTTGTTAAATTTGCATCGATTCCTAAAAAAACAATCCACGATGAAATAAAAGCACAAATGAGATATTGAATTCTTAAATCAATTTTAATTTTAGTTAAAATATATCTTAAACTAAGTCCTGCAAGTGTGCCTAAAAACACTAAACAAAAGCCCCCAAAATCTCCCCCAAAAAGCCTACAAAAAGCAGCATTTCCAAGTGAAACGAGAAGTAGAGTTAGGGCGTAAGGGTGCTTTTTTTGTGTGCTGATTTGATAAAAAAGTTTTTTAGCGTTTTCTAGTTCGTATTTTTTATCATAAATCGCCCAGCTTAAAGCGCTTAAATCTAAAATCAGCTTAAAATTTAAATGTGCGTGTTTGTTGGGTATGATATAGGTGCGATTAATGGAATTATCATCTTTATCGACTATATTAATAGAAAAATGATGAAAAAAGAAGTTGATATTAACCTCATAGCCGTAAATTTGTGCAATTCTACCAACACATTTTGAAACCCTTGCCGTGTAAGTGCCTGAGCTTAACATCAGTTTTGTATATTCTGTCAAAAAATCGCTTAGAGCTTGAACTTGGGGCTTTTTCATTGTTTTTCTTTGATGAAAGGTTTTTTAAATTTGATGTAAATAAGGCTAATGATGAGGACAAAAAGCAAGATGAAAAGTAAAATTTGATGTAAATATTCTTTAATCAAGTCTTCATTTTCTCCTAAAAAATAGCCCAAAAAGACAAGTATGCTGACCCAAATTCCACTTCCAGCGGCGGTAAAAATGACAAAATTAATCACTCTCATTTTAGCTAAGCCAGCCGGCATAGAGATGTATTGACGAATGCCCGGAAGCAAACGACAAACGAAAGTAGAAAATTCGCCGTGTTTATTAAAGAAGTCTTCAAATTTAGCAAATTTTTCTTCTGTAATGCCAAAAAATCGCCCATAACGCAAGATAAAATCTCTTCCCCAAAAAAAGCAAAGATAATAGTTAATTAAAGCTCCCAAAATAGAACCAAAAATCCCGCTTAAAATACAAAGGCTAAGATCAAGCTCCCCCTTATGTGCCAAATAACCAGCAGGTATCATCACAATTTCGCTTGGAAAGGGTATAAAGCAACTCTCCAAAGTCATCAAAAGCACAATGCCAAGGTAGCCCCACGCACTTGCCGTTTCGATGATGAAATTAAATATCTCTTGCATTAAATTTGGTCTAAAATCTCAATGTCTATGATTTTATCTCCTTGTTTAATGGAGTCTAAAACTTCGAGACTTTTTGTATCTTTTTCGTCAATTTGTCCAAAAACGGTATGAACGCCGTCTAAATGAGGCTGTGGGCTGTGCGTGATGAAAAATTGCGAACTACCCGTATCACGTCCTGCGTGTGCCATAGAGAGTGTGCCTCTTAAATGTTTGTGTGTTTGATTATCGCATTCGCAAGCGATTTTATAGCCTGCTCCTCCTATGCCATTTCCGTGTGGGCAGCCTCCCTGAATCACAAAATTTTTTATGACGCGGTGAAAGTTTAAATTTTTATAAAAACCCTCTTTAGCTAAATTTGCAAAATTACACACAGTTTGCGGAGCTTCTTCGCCAAAAAGTTTAAGCTTGATGTCGCCTTTTTCGGTTTTGATGAGGGCGACTTGATACTCTTTTACCTTGCTGGTGTCTATGGTTTTTAGCATTGATTTTCCTTTATGGTGTTTTCCAAAAGTTTTAGAGCGTTTTCTAATCTTAAATCTAGCGTTTGTAAGGCTTGAAAGATAAATTCTATCAGCTTTAAATTTTCTCGCAATAAAATTAAGTTTTTATTAAATGTATCCTCTAAAGTTCTTGGATTTAAAACCAAAATTCTAGCAAGATTTAGTTTAAACTGGGTAATGTAAGGACTTAAAAGCTCAAATAATTCATAATATTTTTCCTTAGCCTGTGAAAGAGAGTTTTGAATTTCGTCTAAAAGCTCAAGTTTGTAATGTTTTAAATTAGCACTTTCAAGCCTTATGATTTCCTCTTGTATGCGTTTGTGAAAATGCGAAAGTGTGGCTTGAAATTCCTTGCTATGTTTTTGTGCGAGTGTGATTTTCTCACTTGCTTTTTGCAAAAGTTCTTTGGAATTTGTAGGTTTTGTAAGGGGCGTAAAGGGTCTTTTTAGCTTTTCTTTTAAAAGCTCTTCGCAACAGGACTTAAAAGCTTTTTCTATGCAATGCTCTATCCTAGCACCTCCCTCAGTGGCATTATAGCAAGTGGGGCTTTGGCGTAAAATCATATCCTCTAAGTTTTGTTTAAATAAAAACCAAGTGTTATGAGTGAGAACCTCGCCCTCTCCACCATAAGCTAAAACGCTAATTTTCTTATTTTCGCTCTCAAAATCTTGCCCGTTTTGATAATCTTTTGGGTGAGAAAAGCCACTTTCATCATAGCTTAAATCCTGCCCGATTAAGATGATATTTTGAACCTCAAGAGCACTGGCAAGTGCATAAGACATACAGGCAACATTAGAAAGTGGTTGCTCAAAATCATAGTCCTTAAAGTCCATAAAATCAGCAAAATATAAAGCTTTATTAATGAGAATACAATCTTTATCTTTAAGATAAGTGGTAGCATTTGGATGCACTAAAGAAACTAAAATAAAGCAAATTCCCTCATCAAAATCCCCAAAATCGTGCTTAAAAAATTCCGCCGTAAAATCACTTCTTTCCACCATACATACAAAATCAGGCTTAATATTATGCTTTGCTAAAATAGGATAAGCACTATCCGCACAAAAGATTAAGGCTTTTTCTCTATACTCTTTTAAAAGAGGAAGTTGCTTCATAAGGCTTGGTCCTGTGCTTACGATGATGGCAGTTTTGCTTAAATTGCGTCTTTTATCTAAGAATTCTTTGAGGCTTGGGCGTGTCAGTTGAAAGGGGAGATTGAGAATAAATTGCTCTATGCCTTGCAAGGAGTCAAGAGGGTCGTTTCCTTGAGAGCAAATGGCGTAGCTAAAGCTTTGAAGTAGGGTTTGATTAAGCTTTATAATATCATCGCTAAATTTTTCATAATAATCACTACAAAGTTCTAAAAAATACACTCTAGCATAGCTAAAAAAAGGCTCTAAGTAGCAAAGACAGCGAAGCTCCTCGGCGTTTATGGTATTAGCGTTAAAAATTAAGATTTTCTGCTCTGCAAGTTCTTTTGAAAAATCGATATAATGAAAGATAGTGTAAAGAATTTCAAGTTCTTTTTCAAAAATGACAATGTGTTTTAAATTAGGATTTTGAAGGAGAAATTGATACAAAAGCCCATTGCCAAAGCCGTAAAAATAAAGCACAGGATAAAGAGCAAATTTATCATTGTAACGCTCTAAATTTTGCTTAAGTTCATTTAAGGGATTTTGATACATCACCCCCCCCCCCTCGTCAAGCAAATTTAGATCAAGTTCATTTTCGCCTACGATGAGTTTAAATTTGCTTTCTTTTATACTAAGAAGTTCTTGTTTTAAAAGAGGATTTTTAAGAGCGTTTAAATTTTTTTCAAAAAAGACTTTTTGCATATTTTTCCTTTATTTTGTCCTTGTAGAAGCTTAAATGTTGCAAAGCGTTTTCAAGAGGTTTTAAGTGTTTAATAAGTGTGTCTTTTTGTGCTTTTAAGCCTTGTTTAGCTAGAGCGATGAGGCTTAGATGAGCCTTGGCGTAAAGCAAGGTTTTTTCGTAATTTTCTTGGATATTTTTAGTATTTTCTACCAAAATCATAGCAAGGTCAAATTCAAATTGTGCTAAGAGAGGATTTAAAACATCAAATAAAATCGCCTTGTCGCTTTTATTGTTTTCTATTTTTTCCTTACAATTTTCTATGAGTTCGACTAAATTTGTTTGCGTTTCTTTGAAAGTTTGAGGATTAGAAAGAGAAAAAGTCTCGTAGGCTTTTTGAATTTCACCTTCATTTTCCTCAAGCTCTTGTAAAAATGCTTCGCTTAAACTTAAACTTTGATAAATTTTAGCATAGCATTTGAGTAAAAGCTCGTCTTGTTTGGCTTGGCTTAAGGGTTTTAAATTTTCAAAAGGTCTTTTTAATTCCTCTTTTAAAAGCTCTTCGCAACACTGCTTAAAGTCTTTTTCTATCGTTCCTTCTATCCTAGCACCTCCTTGCGTAGCGTTAAATATGCGAATGTCAAGCCACTTCTTAGCCTCTAAAATATCTTTTTCAAAACTATGCTTAAACATATTCCAATATAAATTTGTTTTCACAAAACCTTCCCCACCATAAGCTAAAACGCTAAATTTCTTACTTTCACTCTCATAATCTTGCCCGTGTTGATAGTCTTTAGGGTGAGAAAAGCCACTTTCATCATAGCTTAAATCCTCTGCCCGATTAAGATGATATTTTGCACTTTCAAGCATAAAGATAGCACAAAAGCTAAATTCGCCACGCTTGGACCTCCATAATGCAGGGCAAAATCATCGAGCTTAAAAGCCTTGATGAAAGGCAGGGTTTCGTTAAATACAATATAGCTTCTTTTGTATTGCTCCATATATTTAAGAGCGTTTGGATGCACGACACTTTTAAGGATAAAGCAAATTCCCTCATCAAAATCCCCAAAATCGTGCTTAAAAAATTCCGCCGTAAAATCACTTCTTTCCACCATACATACAAAATCAGGCTTAATATTATGCTTTGCTAAAATAGGATAAGCACTATCCGCACAAAAGATTAAGGCTTTTTCTCTATACTCTTTTAAAAGAGGAAGTTGCTTCATAAGGCTTGGTCCTGTGCTTACGATGATGGCAGTTTTGGCAATGTTCCCTCTTTTGTTTAAAAGTTCCTTAACGCTAGGACGACTTACAATGAAAGGAAGATTATGGATAAAATGCCCCACACCTTGTAAGGCGTCCTCTAGGTTATTACCCTTGCTAAACATCGCTTGAGAAAAGGTTTCTTGTAAATCAAGGGCGAGTCTTTCATAATCTTGCTGAAAATTTTCATAATACTTAGCACCCAAATGCAAAACGAAAGTCTTAGCATAAGCTAAAAAAGGCTCTTTTGTGCAAAGCTCTCTTAAAATTTCATTATTTGTTTGATGATAGATGATGAGTTTTTGCTCTTTTAGCTCTTTTGAAAAATCAATGAGACTCAGGCACAGCCATAAAAGCTCTAAATTTCTTTCAAATATTACCAAATGCTTATGGTGTGGGTTTTGAAGTAAGGCTTTATACAAAAGCCCATTGCCAAAGCCGTAAAAATAAAGCACAGGATAAAGAGCAAATTTATCATTGTAACGCTCTAAATTTTGCTTAAGTTCATTTAAGGGATTTTGATACATCACCCCCTCCTCTAAATTCGAAAGGTTAAGCTCTAAACTATCCTTTCCAAAGACGGGCTTAATGTGCGTATGTTTAATGCCTCTTAGCTCTAATTTTAGCGTTTGGTTTTCAAGAGCATTTAAATTTTTTTCTAAAATAGTCATTCTATATTCGTATAAACAGCTTGGACATCATCATCATCTTCTAATTTATCGAGCAGTTTTTCTATATCGGCTAGTTGCTCCTCACTAAAACTTACAGGCGAATTTGGCACATATTCAAGCCCTGCCTTTTTAAGCACCAAGCCCTTAGCTTCAATGGCATTGCTTAATTCCCCAAAAGCAGTATAATCACCGCTAATTAAAAGCTCTTCTTCATCTTGATTTAGTTCCTCAAGTCCTGCATCGATGAGGTCAAGCTCAAGCTCCTCTAAATCGCCCTCAAATTTTTCTAAATGAAAAACCGCCTTTCTAGCAAACATAAAACCTAAAGCCCCGTTTTGCAACATTTCTCCACCATTTTTGTTAAAGATAGCCTTGACATTAGCCACGGTTCTGGTTGGATTATCACTCATACACTCAACCATTATCAAAGCTCCGTGCGGTGCTTTACCCTCATAATGTATGCTTTTAATCTCCGCACTATCCTTACCGCTTGCCCTTTTGATTGCGGCGTCGATGTTGTCTTTTGGCATATTATTTGCCTTAGCGGTGGCGATGGCAGAACGGAGTTTAGGATTCATATCAGGGTCGCTTCCTCCCTCTTTTGCTGCGACTTGTATGGCTTTAGCAAGTTTGGGGAAAAGCTTACTCATCTTGTCCCATCTGGCTTCTTTTGAGGCTCTGCGGTATTCAAATGCACGTCCCATAGTGTCCTTTCTTAGTCTTTTTAAAGTTGAAAGTATAAAATAATAAGGCTTTAAGGGTGTTTAAAATTTAATTTTATACCCAAAAATCTCCTAATATCTTGCTGGGTATAAAATGGGTATAAAAATATTAGCGAAATATAACGAATAAAAATAGGGTTTCCATTTTTTGATTTTTATAAAAGTCATATTTTTCCATTGTTTGAAAGGGGTTAGTGAAAATACGGAATAAAATAATGGTGGATTTAGCAGGACTCGAACCTGCGACCAACCGGTTATGAGCCGGTTGCTCTAACCAACTGAGCTATAAATCCACTGGCTTGGTTTAAAGCCGAAATTATAGCTTAAAATCCTTAAAAAGAAATTTAACCTTTTATTTTATCCGTCCAAAAAAATCTAAAGGTAATTAAGTGCTGTAAAATGCCGAAAAAGACCATAAAGGTTGTAAAAGAGCTTCCTCCATAGCTAAAAAAGGGCATAGGCACACCAACTACCGGTGCAAAGCCAACAGTCATAGAGATATTAACGGCTGTGTAAATAAAGATAAACAAAGCAACACAATTAATCACAACGCGTGTGAAATAATCTTCTTTAAATTTGTAATTTAAACTTAATAAATGAAAAATGAGTAAAGCATACAAAAGCACTAAAAATAAAGCCCCAAAAAAGCCAAAACGCTCTACAACATAAGCAAAGATAAAATCACTTGTTGAAATAGGCAGGAATTTAGAATGTGTTTGCGTGGCTTCATCTTGCACCTTACCGCTAAGTCCCCCGCTACCTATGGCGATGATGGATTGTGCGACTTGATGACTGGGCTTTTCAGATAAAAAATCGTGAATTCTTTGCTTTTGATAAGGTTTTAAAAAATGTGTATAAATAAGCGGTGAGGCAAGAGCTAGAGCTAAAAAGATGCTAAGCCAAATTTTGTAATTCACCCCAATGATAAAAAGCACACCAAAACCTACAATTAAAAGAATGCTTGCTGTTCCAAGGTCTGGTTCTTGCGTGATGAGAAGAAAGGGCAAGAGTATGAAAAAGCTTAATTTCATAAAATCCTTGACTCCATAGCCTTCTTTTGGCGGAGGATTTTGGTAGATAAGATAGGCTAACATTAAAATAAAAGCAGGTTTAAAAAGCTCGGAAGGCTGGATAGTAAAGGAAGTAAAAGGGATAGCAAGCCATCTTTTTGCTCCCAAATTCTCCACGCCAAATAAATCTACGCTTAAAAGTAAAGCGATATTAATCCAGTAAAGCACAGGGATAAGCCAAATAAATCTTCTAAGTGGTAAAAGAAAAAAGAAAGAAAAGGTCAAAAAGCCCACGCAAATGTAAATAAACTGCTTTTCGGCTAGCCTCGCACTTGCTTCATAAATAAGAAAAAAAGAAAGTATAATGATAGGTAGGATAAGTATGGGCTGAATATAGTCAAAATGCGTAAGTATTCTTCTGTCAAGTTTAAACAAAATTTGCCTTTTGTGATAAAATACGCAATTATACGCTAGAATATTAAATTGCAAGGAAAGATAAGGATAAAATGCAAACTTTTTTGGTTGATGAGAATTTAAGACTTGATGTGAAACTTGCTAAAATTCTTAATCAAAGTCGCTCACAAATTAGCCTACTCATAGAAAATAACGCCGTTTTAGTTAATGATGTCGTTCAAAATAAAAATTCCTTTAAACTCAAACAAGGCGATCTTATCACACTTAAAACCCTGCCGCAAAAAGAACTTAAAACACAATATGAAGTGAATTTTGATGTTGATGTTCTTTTTGAAGATGATGATATTTTGGTTTTAAATAAGCCTCAAAATTTGGTTGTTCACGGTGCAAGTAGCGTGAAAGAGGCAACTTTGGTTGATTGGCTACTTGCGAAAAAATATACGCTTTCAAATTTAGCAGGAGAGCTGCGTGCCGGGCTTGTGCATAGGCTAGATAAAGAAACGAGTGGGGCAATTATCATTGCGAAAAATAATTTTTCTCATCAGTTTTTAAGTGAGCAACTCCAAGATAAAAGCTTGGGTAGAATTTACCTTGCGTTAATTGACTTGCCACTAAAAGAGGATAAAATAATTCTCAATAAAGCTTTAGCAAGAAGTATGCAAAATCGCATTAAAAAAGTTGCTCTTGAAGAGAGAGATTTGACTTCAAAAATGCAGGCAAAAGAGGCTAAAAGTGCTTTTATAAATTTGGCACTTGGTAAAGATGTCAATTTAATCGCAGCAAAGCTTTTTAGCGGGAGAACGCATCAAATAAGAGCACATTTAGCAAGTATCAACCGCCATATTTTAGGTGATACGCTTTATGGTTATAAGGGAAATGAAGCCTGTAGGGTGATGTTGCACGCTTATTATGTGTATTTTAAACATCCAAAAACAAATGAAACAATTTTTGTTAAAGCACCTTTAATGCAAGATTTTAAAGAGCTTTTAGAAAAAAAACTTTTAATAGGAGAAGATAATGAGACAATTTCACTTAAGCATTTGCTTGGCGAGTTTAACTCTTTTATTTAGTGCTTGTAGTGTGGCTGAACTTACCACACCTAAGCAAATGCAACTCAATGAAAGCTTACCAAAGGTGCAAAATCTTAAAAGTATAAGTGATTTAAGTAATGTTGCCTTTGAGTGGGAGCCTTTGTATGGTGAGAATATACAAGGCTTTTATCTTTACCGCTCAAGCGAAAAAGAGCCGCAAATGAAGCTTGTAGCGACTATTAAGGATAAATTTCAAACGCATTATGTTGATACAAAATTAGAAAGTGGGACGAAGTATCAATATATGATGAAAACTTTCAACGAGCAAGGACATTTTTCAGAGGAAGGGCAGGTAATAGAAATTGCAACCCAGCCACGCCCAGAGCCTTTAGCCTTTGTGCAAGCAATTACAAATTTGCCTGAACGCATTAAACTTATTTGGCGTCCACATACAGATTTAAGGGTCAATGCCTATATTATTGAAAAAAAGAGAGTGGAGGATAAAAAATTTGCAAAAATTGGTGAAGTGAAAAATCGCTTGAGTGCCGAATTTATCGATGAGGTTAAGGCAAATGAAAATTTTTTATATAGAGTGAGTGCTTTGACCTTTGATGGGATTCAAAGTGAGCCTAGCGAGGTGTTAAATTCGACCAGTAAAGCTTTGCCGCCTGAAATAACGCATTTAAGTGCAAGTAATGATCTTAACGGAAAAATTATATTAAGTTGGGATACGCCTGTATATGAGGATTTTTCTTATTTTAAAATTTATGCGACAAGTTCGAGCTTTTTACCCTTTACGCTTTTGGCAAAAACAGATAAAAATAACTATGAGGACATCGTGCAGGGTGCTGGAGAAAGTAAGCAATATAAAATCACTATGGTAGATAAAGACGGCTTGGAAAGTCCTATGCCTAAAAAGAGTGTCGAGGGTAAGACTTTGGGACTTCCTGCTAGTCCTAGCATTATCCTAGCACAAATTACAAGTGAGGGCATTGTGCTAGAGTGGGTAGATAACGATAATAGAGCCGTAGAATATGAAGTAAGGCGTTATGGAGGGGAGCAAAACGCTGTTTTTAAAGGAATTAAAGAAAAAAGATTAAGAGATATTAAGGCTTTAGCAGGAGTGGAGTATAGTTATGAGGTGATTGGCATTGATGAACTTGGACAACGCTCAGCACCCTCATCTAGGGTCAAAGCAGCACAATAATGCCAAATTTTAAAGCTAAAATCATAAAAGAGCTAACTTTGCCTTTTGAAAAAGACGGAGTAAGCT
Coding sequences within it:
- a CDS encoding threonine/serine exporter family protein, translating into MNALLNDMLFAAIAGFGFAYACNPPLKTLIFSALLAAIAHGLRFALLNYFHFQTLAIATFVASFCIGCLGILCAKISKTPAEIITFPALIPMIPGIYAYQAILYLFSFIRSEDLQAKTNFLISFFDHFFTTLSVTLALAVGVSVTLLIFFEQSFMMTRNRQEFKRII
- a CDS encoding YebC/PmpR family DNA-binding transcriptional regulator, encoding MGRAFEYRRASKEARWDKMSKLFPKLAKAIQVAAKEGGSDPDMNPKLRSAIATAKANNMPKDNIDAAIKRASGKDSAEIKSIHYEGKAPHGALIMVECMSDNPTRTVANVKAIFNKNGGEMLQNGALGFMFARKAVFHLEKFEGDLEELELDLIDAGLEELNQDEEELLISGDYTAFGELSNAIEAKGLVLKKAGLEYVPNSPVSFSEEQLADIEKLLDKLEDDDDVQAVYTNIE
- a CDS encoding fibronectin type III domain-containing protein, encoding MRQFHLSICLASLTLLFSACSVAELTTPKQMQLNESLPKVQNLKSISDLSNVAFEWEPLYGENIQGFYLYRSSEKEPQMKLVATIKDKFQTHYVDTKLESGTKYQYMMKTFNEQGHFSEEGQVIEIATQPRPEPLAFVQAITNLPERIKLIWRPHTDLRVNAYIIEKKRVEDKKFAKIGEVKNRLSAEFIDEVKANENFLYRVSALTFDGIQSEPSEVLNSTSKALPPEITHLSASNDLNGKIILSWDTPVYEDFSYFKIYATSSSFLPFTLLAKTDKNNYEDIVQGAGESKQYKITMVDKDGLESPMPKKSVEGKTLGLPASPSIILAQITSEGIVLEWVDNDNRAVEYEVRRYGGEQNAVFKGIKEKRLRDIKALAGVEYSYEVIGIDELGQRSAPSSRVKAAQ
- a CDS encoding motility associated factor glycosyltransferase family protein codes for the protein MQKVFFEKNLNALKNPLLKQELLSIKESKFKLIVGENELDLNLLDEGGGVMYQNPLNELKQNLERYNDKFALYPVLYFYGFGNGLLYQFLLQNPNLKHIVIFEKELEILYTIFHYIDFSKELAEQKILIFNANTINAEELRCLCYLEPFFSYARVYFLELCSDYYEKFSDDIIKLNQTLLQSFSYAICSQGNDPLDSLQGIEQFILNLPFQLTRPSLKEFLDKRRNLSKTAIIVSTGPSLMKQLPLLKEYREKALIFCADSAYPILAKHNIKPDFVCMVERSDFTAEFFKHDFGDFDEGICFILVSLVHPNATTYLKDKDCILINKALYFADFMDFKDYDFEQPLSNVACMSYALASALEVQNIILIGQDLSYDESGFSHPKDYQNGQDFESENKKISVLAYGGEGEVLTHNTWFLFKQNLEDMILRQSPTCYNATEGGARIEHCIEKAFKSCCEELLKEKLKRPFTPLTKPTNSKELLQKASEKITLAQKHSKEFQATLSHFHKRIQEEIIRLESANLKHYKLELLDEIQNSLSQAKEKYYELFELLSPYITQFKLNLARILVLNPRTLEDTFNKNLILLRENLKLIEFIFQALQTLDLRLENALKLLENTIKENQC
- a CDS encoding peptidylprolyl isomerase: MLKTIDTSKVKEYQVALIKTEKGDIKLKLFGEEAPQTVCNFANLAKEGFYKNLNFHRVIKNFVIQGGCPHGNGIGGAGYKIACECDNQTHKHLRGTLSMAHAGRDTGSSQFFITHSPQPHLDGVHTVFGQIDEKDTKSLEVLDSIKQGDKIIDIEILDQI
- a CDS encoding RluA family pseudouridine synthase; protein product: MQTFLVDENLRLDVKLAKILNQSRSQISLLIENNAVLVNDVVQNKNSFKLKQGDLITLKTLPQKELKTQYEVNFDVDVLFEDDDILVLNKPQNLVVHGASSVKEATLVDWLLAKKYTLSNLAGELRAGLVHRLDKETSGAIIIAKNNFSHQFLSEQLQDKSLGRIYLALIDLPLKEDKIILNKALARSMQNRIKKVALEERDLTSKMQAKEAKSAFINLALGKDVNLIAAKLFSGRTHQIRAHLASINRHILGDTLYGYKGNEACRVMLHAYYVYFKHPKTNETIFVKAPLMQDFKELLEKKLLIGEDNETISLKHLLGEFNSFI
- a CDS encoding motility associated factor glycosyltransferase family protein, encoding MTILEKNLNALENQTLKLELRGIKHTHIKPVFGKDSLELNLSNLEEGVMYQNPLNELKQNLERYNDKFALYPVLYFYGFGNGLLYKALLQNPHHKHLVIFERNLELLWLCLSLIDFSKELKEQKLIIYHQTNNEILRELCTKEPFLAYAKTFVLHLGAKYYENFQQDYERLALDLQETFSQAMFSKGNNLEDALQGVGHFIHNLPFIVSRPSVKELLNKRGNIAKTAIIVSTGPSLMKQLPLLKEYREKALIFCADSAYPILAKHNIKPDFVCMVERSDFTAEFFKHDFGDFDEGICFILKSVVHPNALKYMEQYKRSYIVFNETLPFIKAFKLDDFALHYGGPSVANLAFVLSLCLKVQNIILIGQRI
- a CDS encoding DedA family protein; the protein is MQEIFNFIIETASAWGYLGIVLLMTLESCFIPFPSEIVMIPAGYLAHKGELDLSLCILSGIFGSILGALINYYLCFFWGRDFILRYGRFFGITEEKFAKFEDFFNKHGEFSTFVCRLLPGIRQYISMPAGLAKMRVINFVIFTAAGSGIWVSILVFLGYFLGENEDLIKEYLHQILLFILLFVLIISLIYIKFKKPFIKEKQ
- a CDS encoding threonine/serine exporter family protein, whose translation is MKKPQVQALSDFLTEYTKLMLSSGTYTARVSKCVGRIAQIYGYEVNINFFFHHFSINIVDKDDNSINRTYIIPNKHAHLNFKLILDLSALSWAIYDKKYELENAKKLFYQISTQKKHPYALTLLLVSLGNAAFCRLFGGDFGGFCLVFLGTLAGLSLRYILTKIKIDLRIQYLICAFISSWIVFLGIDANLTKEADIALGSSILYLIPGVFFINSIIDILKDHILMGLSRIISVVILVCCIAMGIYATLSLSNYGILQ
- a CDS encoding motility associated factor glycosyltransferase family protein — translated: MLESAKYHLNRAEDLSYDESGFSHPKDYQHGQDYESESKKFSVLAYGGEGFVKTNLYWNMFKHSFEKDILEAKKWLDIRIFNATQGGARIEGTIEKDFKQCCEELLKEELKRPFENLKPLSQAKQDELLLKCYAKIYQSLSLSEAFLQELEENEGEIQKAYETFSLSNPQTFKETQTNLVELIENCKEKIENNKSDKAILFDVLNPLLAQFEFDLAMILVENTKNIQENYEKTLLYAKAHLSLIALAKQGLKAQKDTLIKHLKPLENALQHLSFYKDKIKEKYAKSLF
- a CDS encoding FtsW/RodA/SpoVE family cell cycle protein, with translation MFKLDRRILTHFDYIQPILILPIIILSFFLIYEASARLAEKQFIYICVGFLTFSFFFLLPLRRFIWLIPVLYWINIALLLSVDLFGVENLGAKRWLAIPFTSFTIQPSELFKPAFILMLAYLIYQNPPPKEGYGVKDFMKLSFFILLPFLLITQEPDLGTASILLIVGFGVLFIIGVNYKIWLSIFLALALASPLIYTHFLKPYQKQRIHDFLSEKPSHQVAQSIIAIGSGGLSGKVQDEATQTHSKFLPISTSDFIFAYVVERFGFFGALFLVLLYALLIFHLLSLNYKFKEDYFTRVVINCVALFIFIYTAVNISMTVGFAPVVGVPMPFFSYGGSSFTTFMVFFGILQHLITFRFFWTDKIKG